The following proteins are encoded in a genomic region of bacterium:
- a CDS encoding FAD-dependent oxidoreductase — translation MPALIDVAGVVREAARDIPVALEADVLIVGGGIAGVMAAIAAGRSGARALLVERFGSLGGTGTAAMMNLFYVPYAASRGLIRELFDRLIGRGGAVPGEFVVYDPELYKVTALEMLSEAGTRVVLHTLLSDVVMDGPTLRGVVVENKSGRQAILSRVTIDASGDADVAARAGAPYVKGREEDGKMRPMTLIFRMGGVDVPRLVQYVRDHPDDFSPDPLQCMLDLEHGMVRIFGFFKLVEDAKARGELWDDCYYFRVESVLPERGVLTVNATRVYGVDGTRAEDLSRAEIETRHQMVQLAHFARTRIPGFERAFILDSASTIGVRETRRIRGEYVVTEDDILAGRRYDDVVAVDANQQNPRQQGGHSPDGKEGGPQDREAREMVARMFVYEIPYRSLVPQRIDGLLVAGRCISVDHHADVYTRNQGCAMATGIAAGAAAANATRASGAVRAVNVGEVQATLRALGMDLDLLRRLGPTPVTLDGVS, via the coding sequence GTGCCGGCCCTGATCGATGTGGCGGGGGTGGTGCGCGAGGCGGCGCGCGACATTCCGGTTGCCCTGGAGGCGGACGTCCTGATCGTCGGTGGGGGGATCGCCGGCGTCATGGCCGCGATCGCCGCCGGCCGCAGCGGCGCGCGGGCGCTGCTGGTGGAGCGGTTCGGGTCGCTGGGGGGGACCGGAACCGCGGCGATGATGAACCTATTCTACGTGCCGTACGCAGCCTCCCGCGGCCTGATCCGTGAACTCTTCGACCGGCTGATCGGGCGTGGCGGTGCCGTCCCCGGTGAGTTTGTCGTCTACGACCCCGAGCTCTATAAAGTGACCGCGCTGGAAATGCTCTCCGAAGCCGGCACACGCGTTGTGCTCCACACGCTGCTGAGCGACGTGGTCATGGACGGGCCGACGTTAAGAGGGGTGGTGGTCGAGAATAAGTCCGGACGTCAGGCGATCCTGAGCCGCGTGACGATCGACGCAAGCGGAGATGCGGATGTCGCCGCCCGCGCGGGTGCGCCGTACGTCAAAGGCCGCGAGGAAGATGGGAAGATGCGGCCGATGACCCTGATCTTCCGAATGGGAGGGGTGGACGTCCCCCGCTTGGTGCAGTACGTGAGGGATCACCCGGACGACTTCTCGCCGGATCCGCTGCAGTGCATGCTCGACCTTGAACACGGGATGGTCCGCATCTTCGGATTCTTCAAGCTGGTCGAAGACGCCAAGGCCCGGGGCGAGCTGTGGGACGACTGCTACTACTTTCGGGTGGAATCGGTGCTGCCGGAGCGGGGGGTGCTGACCGTGAACGCCACCCGCGTCTACGGCGTGGACGGCACCCGGGCGGAGGACCTGTCGCGGGCCGAGATCGAGACCCGGCACCAGATGGTGCAGCTCGCCCACTTTGCGCGTACCCGCATCCCCGGGTTCGAGCGGGCGTTCATCCTCGACTCCGCGAGCACCATCGGCGTGCGCGAGACGCGCCGGATCCGCGGTGAGTACGTGGTCACCGAGGACGACATCCTTGCCGGCCGCCGCTACGATGATGTGGTGGCCGTCGACGCGAACCAGCAGAATCCGAGACAGCAGGGCGGGCACTCGCCGGACGGTAAGGAAGGGGGGCCGCAGGATCGGGAAGCCCGAGAGATGGTCGCCCGGATGTTCGTCTACGAGATCCCCTACCGGTCCCTCGTGCCCCAACGGATCGACGGCCTGCTCGTCGCGGGGCGTTGCATTTCCGTCGACCACCACGCCGATGTGTACACGCGGAACCAGGGGTGCGCAATGGCCACCGGCATCGCCGCGGGGGCCGCGGCCGCCAACGCCACTCGGGCAAGCGGGGCGGTGAGGGCGGTGAACGTCGGGGAGGTTCAGGCAACGCTCCGCGCGCTGGGAATGGATCTCGACCTGCTTCGCCGGCTGGGCCCGACCCCGGTGACACTTGATGGGGTGAGCTAA
- a CDS encoding extracellular solute-binding protein — MLRQPRNRIAAGLLAVLLLMPVLVGSTPQPSRAAGMTTLTFLGPDFDEWIAFVKVANEIGKPMGIQIKPEYLPWDNVFQKALIDSKSGVRTWDYVYIYNTWVPGLSASKAIMPIDDFLSTSANRNAVQPNDFIKETTAGLQLNGKLWAMPMLAAPYMLGYRSDLFRDAGEKKAFQAKYGYALTVPQTYKQLMDIAQFFTRKKGDTLAGKPLDQDFYGLVMANKSGGFLFHRYEHILVAYGADLVYNTKTMQPTANSPQSIAAAKYYVELHKYMQPGTETVTGGGAERVMASGRGAMAMDALDNMLSVLPVAKLSQVVGRISYALLPTQVAARPHANVGDANGLAIYALTQHKEEAFKLATAVLSTQGTKEVMKEYPALVPMRTSVVNDPDVRRNYPDVFAAMSLMLKGKPYTVFIPPLKEWIQAQDLYEQALSAAMSGQQSVEDALNGAQAKEVELFKRAGYIK; from the coding sequence ATGTTGCGTCAGCCAAGAAACCGGATCGCCGCCGGACTGCTCGCGGTGCTCCTCCTGATGCCGGTGTTGGTCGGATCCACTCCTCAGCCGTCGCGCGCCGCGGGGATGACGACCCTGACGTTCCTGGGGCCCGACTTCGACGAGTGGATCGCCTTCGTCAAGGTGGCGAATGAAATCGGCAAGCCCATGGGCATCCAGATAAAACCGGAGTATCTTCCCTGGGATAACGTGTTCCAAAAGGCCTTGATCGACTCCAAATCCGGCGTGCGGACGTGGGATTACGTGTACATTTACAACACGTGGGTGCCGGGTTTGTCGGCCTCCAAGGCCATCATGCCGATCGATGACTTCCTCAGCACGTCCGCAAACAGGAACGCGGTCCAGCCCAACGATTTCATTAAAGAGACGACGGCCGGGCTCCAGCTGAACGGGAAGCTGTGGGCCATGCCGATGCTCGCGGCACCCTATATGCTCGGGTACCGCAGTGACCTGTTCCGCGATGCCGGAGAAAAGAAGGCGTTTCAGGCGAAATACGGGTACGCGCTCACCGTTCCCCAGACCTACAAACAGCTGATGGACATCGCGCAGTTCTTCACACGCAAGAAGGGCGATACGCTTGCCGGCAAGCCCCTCGACCAGGATTTCTATGGGCTCGTCATGGCCAACAAGAGCGGGGGGTTCCTCTTCCATCGCTATGAGCATATCCTCGTGGCGTATGGCGCCGACCTGGTCTACAACACCAAGACGATGCAACCGACCGCGAACTCGCCGCAGAGCATCGCCGCGGCGAAGTATTACGTTGAACTCCACAAGTACATGCAGCCGGGGACCGAGACCGTCACCGGCGGCGGGGCCGAACGCGTGATGGCATCCGGCCGCGGCGCGATGGCGATGGACGCGCTGGACAACATGCTGTCCGTGCTTCCCGTGGCGAAGCTCTCCCAGGTGGTCGGCCGGATCAGCTACGCGCTCCTCCCCACCCAGGTGGCCGCGCGACCTCACGCCAACGTCGGGGATGCGAATGGGCTGGCGATTTACGCGCTGACCCAGCACAAGGAGGAAGCCTTCAAGCTGGCGACCGCGGTGCTGTCCACCCAGGGGACGAAGGAGGTCATGAAGGAATACCCGGCCCTGGTGCCGATGCGGACCTCGGTCGTCAACGATCCGGACGTACGCCGGAACTACCCCGACGTTTTCGCCGCGATGAGCCTGATGCTCAAGGGGAAGCCCTACACCGTGTTCATCCCACCGCTCAAAGAGTGGATTCAGGCGCAGGATCTCTACGAGCAGGCGCTGTCCGCGGCGATGTCGGGCCAGCAGTCCGTCGAAGATGCGTTGAACGGGGCGCAGGCCAAGGAGGTCGAGCTGTTCAAGCGGGCCGGCTATATCAAGTAG
- a CDS encoding sugar ABC transporter permease produces the protein MGMRWATLGRGRLYFWLLTFPAVLYVVVWRLVPAFYTLWLSMTQYNIVYDALPRWNHFENFGRILRDGGLRGSLSLSVEFALIATAAEVVIGLAAALFLDTDPPGRNLLLGIFLLPMIMAPVVVGTAWSTLFDRTVGPIPYLVQLLHGPQVPWLATPATAMFALLIADAWEWAPLVALLLFAALQVIPRDQFEAARVDGASAGQLFLRIILPQIARMMGVAAGLRVMDAFLELDKVFVMTGGGPGTSTQFVSMFVYNQAFQFYELGYASAVITVVLALLAVAYGMYLRNYGRSLSPADS, from the coding sequence ATGGGCATGCGGTGGGCCACGCTGGGCAGAGGCCGGCTCTACTTCTGGCTGCTGACATTCCCTGCGGTCTTGTACGTGGTCGTCTGGCGACTGGTGCCCGCGTTCTACACGCTCTGGCTGAGCATGACCCAGTACAACATCGTCTACGATGCCCTGCCGCGCTGGAATCACTTCGAGAACTTCGGCCGGATCCTGCGCGATGGCGGCCTTCGGGGATCCCTGTCCCTCTCCGTGGAGTTCGCCCTCATCGCGACGGCCGCCGAGGTGGTGATCGGATTGGCGGCCGCGCTCTTCTTGGACACCGACCCGCCGGGCCGGAACCTGCTCTTGGGGATCTTCTTGCTGCCGATGATCATGGCCCCGGTGGTGGTCGGGACGGCATGGTCCACGCTCTTCGACCGCACGGTCGGGCCCATCCCCTATCTTGTCCAGCTCCTGCACGGCCCTCAGGTGCCGTGGCTCGCCACCCCTGCTACCGCGATGTTTGCGCTCCTCATCGCGGATGCGTGGGAGTGGGCCCCGCTCGTCGCCCTGCTGCTGTTCGCCGCGCTGCAGGTCATCCCTCGTGATCAGTTCGAAGCCGCCCGGGTGGACGGCGCATCCGCGGGGCAGTTGTTCCTCCGCATCATCCTGCCGCAGATCGCCCGCATGATGGGGGTGGCCGCCGGGCTCCGGGTGATGGACGCGTTTCTGGAGCTCGATAAGGTGTTCGTCATGACGGGGGGCGGGCCGGGTACCTCGACGCAGTTCGTCAGCATGTTCGTCTACAACCAAGCGTTTCAGTTCTATGAACTGGGATACGCCTCGGCGGTCATCACCGTGGTGCTCGCCTTGCTGGCGGTCGCCTACGGGATGTACCTGCGGAACTACGGCCGATCGCTCAGCCCCGCGGACTCATGA
- a CDS encoding FAD-dependent oxidoreductase, producing the protein MGAVDALPLAALPLKTRIRSAVDVLVCGGGTAGAIAAIAAARAGARTLLVDRYGMVGGMASTGMSFLGVSDGRGQRALGGIGAELFDRLVALGAAFADRPDKQVGSVAVADPIVLQQVLLTMLAGAGVSFLLHTFCVDAVTDGGRLRGIVVANKAGLEVVHARVVVDATGDGDVAARSGARFVAGRVSDMLMQPVTRIFRVAGVDVRGMLDYLRAHPEEMDLPERWTGGGDYTVDDLAATSIVMDAFPSLVADARAAGELTAPRDRIGIETGPVPGVVTINATRVHGVDGTDPDALSRAEVETQRQMFEVFQFLRRRVPGFGKAWLLDSAYAVGVRETRHILGEYVLTLDDVLAGRDFPDAVARGAYPLDLHDVRPGAKVFGSQVGGGGVTLRRVERAYGIPCRCLIPEAVDGLVVAGRAISASHEAAGSVRGQAVCMATGHAAGVIAAVSALAGRVPRRADIREVQDVLRAQGAILSDSHLPV; encoded by the coding sequence ATGGGCGCGGTGGATGCTCTTCCCCTGGCGGCGCTGCCGCTGAAGACGCGGATCCGGTCCGCGGTCGACGTGCTCGTCTGCGGGGGCGGCACCGCGGGGGCGATCGCCGCGATCGCGGCGGCGCGCGCGGGCGCCCGCACGCTGCTCGTCGATCGATACGGAATGGTGGGCGGCATGGCCTCCACCGGCATGTCGTTCCTCGGCGTGAGCGACGGCCGCGGTCAACGGGCGCTCGGGGGAATCGGGGCGGAGCTGTTCGATCGGCTGGTCGCGCTCGGCGCCGCCTTCGCCGACCGTCCGGACAAGCAGGTTGGTTCCGTCGCCGTCGCGGATCCGATCGTTCTCCAACAGGTGCTGCTGACCATGCTGGCCGGGGCGGGGGTGTCCTTTCTCCTTCACACCTTCTGCGTTGATGCCGTGACCGACGGGGGGCGTCTCCGGGGGATCGTCGTCGCGAACAAGGCCGGCCTGGAGGTCGTTCACGCCCGGGTCGTCGTCGACGCGACGGGGGACGGCGATGTCGCCGCCCGCTCGGGCGCGCGATTTGTCGCCGGTCGCGTGTCGGACATGCTGATGCAGCCGGTCACCCGGATCTTCCGGGTCGCCGGTGTGGACGTTCGAGGGATGCTGGACTACCTTCGCGCCCACCCAGAGGAGATGGATCTCCCCGAGCGGTGGACGGGCGGCGGAGACTACACCGTGGACGACCTGGCTGCGACCTCGATCGTGATGGACGCGTTCCCTTCGCTGGTGGCGGACGCTCGGGCCGCGGGAGAGCTGACCGCCCCGCGCGACCGCATCGGGATCGAGACGGGTCCGGTGCCGGGTGTCGTGACGATTAATGCGACCCGGGTGCACGGGGTGGACGGCACCGACCCCGACGCACTCAGCCGGGCAGAGGTGGAGACACAGCGGCAGATGTTTGAGGTGTTCCAGTTCCTGCGGCGCCGCGTGCCGGGGTTCGGGAAGGCGTGGCTCCTCGACTCCGCGTATGCGGTGGGCGTTCGGGAAACTCGACATATTCTGGGGGAGTACGTCCTGACGCTTGACGACGTGCTCGCGGGTCGGGATTTCCCCGACGCCGTCGCGCGGGGAGCCTACCCGCTCGATCTCCACGACGTCCGGCCCGGGGCGAAGGTCTTCGGGAGTCAGGTCGGAGGGGGTGGGGTGACCCTGCGGCGCGTTGAGCGGGCGTACGGGATCCCGTGCCGATGCCTGATCCCGGAGGCGGTCGACGGGCTCGTCGTCGCCGGACGTGCCATCTCGGCGTCTCACGAGGCGGCGGGCTCGGTCCGCGGCCAGGCGGTGTGCATGGCGACCGGGCACGCCGCCGGGGTGATTGCGGCGGTCAGCGCCCTAGCCGGCCGGGTCCCGCGTCGTGCGGACATCCGGGAGGTGCAGGACGTACTGCGGGCGCAGGGGGCTATCCTTTCGGACTCGCACCTGCCAGTTTAG